The nucleotide sequence CCGAGCACCCGCCCGCGACCGTGGTCATGGAAGCGTGTGGATCAGCCCACCACTGGGCGCGGGAGGCGCAGAGCCGCGGGCACCGCGTCGTGCTCGTGCCACCGCATGCCGCGCGCCCGTACGTCCTGCGCAACAAGACGGATCGCACGGATGCCAAAGGGTTGCTCGAGGCGTTCCGGAACGACGATCTTCGCCCCGTGCCCGTGAAGTCGGAGACGCAACAAGCGCTGGCGGGCCTGCATCGGCTCCGCTCGGCGTGGGTCGCCACGCGCACGGCACGACTCAATACCTTGCGCGGGATCCTTCGCGAGTTCGGCGTGGTGATCCCGACGGGCGCGCATCATGTCGTGCCGCACGTTCGCGCCCTGCTCGAAGACCTCGACGCCGGCGTGCCCGGCCTGCTCCGCGTGGCGCTCGGCGAGGTGATCCGCGAGGTCGGCGAGCTCGAGGAACGTATCCGCGCCATCGAGCACCAGTTGGCGACGGTCGCCGAACCGGCCTTGCTTATCAGGCGGCTGCGCACGGTTCCTGGCATCGGCGTCTTGACGGCGACGGCCCTCGTCGCCGTCGTGGGCGACGTCCAGCGGTTCCCCTCCGCGCGGCACTTCGCGAGCTACCTCGGCCTCACGCCTCGCGAACACTCCTCAGGCCAGCGCCGGCACCTCGGCGCCATCAGCAAGCAAGGCGATACCTATCTTCGGATGCTCTTCATCCACGGCGCGCGCTCGGTGCTGCATCACGCGAAGTCGAAGACAGCCCCGGCGACAGACCGGTTACGCACGTGGGCGTTGCAGGTCGAGCGCCTTCGCGGCCACAACAAGGCGGCCGTGGCCCTGGCCAACAAGCTGGCGCGGATCGCCTGGGCAGTCTGGCGGATCGGGAACGACTTCACCGCCGCGCCTGCGGTCTGAACCACGTGACGGACGAGCTCACCCGAGGCTGCGCGGCACACGACACTGATGGCGCACCGGCTCCGACCGGCGCGAGGGGAAAGCCTGCAAGCCCGATGGCCGCTCAGGCCGCTGTCACGATTGGCTCCCCGCGCGCGACTTCCATCATGGCCCGGAGCGTGAGCGCTCCCTTCCGAGAGGCCGGAGATACGAGTGCAGTCTGAGCTGGCTGCCGCATTCGGTGTCCGCAACGCCTTCTCACGGGGCGAGCTGATCCGTG is from Deltaproteobacteria bacterium and encodes:
- a CDS encoding IS110 family transposase: MNSTTIAVDVAKSVFEVAVSEYPGQVRERHRLSRGRFSRFLAEHPPATVVMEACGSAHHWAREAQSRGHRVVLVPPHAARPYVLRNKTDRTDAKGLLEAFRNDDLRPVPVKSETQQALAGLHRLRSAWVATRTARLNTLRGILREFGVVIPTGAHHVVPHVRALLEDLDAGVPGLLRVALGEVIREVGELEERIRAIEHQLATVAEPALLIRRLRTVPGIGVLTATALVAVVGDVQRFPSARHFASYLGLTPREHSSGQRRHLGAISKQGDTYLRMLFIHGARSVLHHAKSKTAPATDRLRTWALQVERLRGHNKAAVALANKLARIAWAVWRIGNDFTAAPAV